From Micromonas commoda chromosome 3, complete sequence, a single genomic window includes:
- a CDS encoding predicted protein encodes MTVIPDTEDKVINAELSYAGLEITGLTEESIAAKRAATELRDALAVSYSFKNICKIQYLGAFEKLTKLKLDNNFITRIENLDHLVHLQQLNLSFNRITKIEGLNALTKLKDLSLFNNEIQKVEGLDAQVATLEHLSLGNNKLDSLIDAFAGLRPFHGLRILTLQGNPIHDDPDYKLYALGRLPWLKYLDHRRTKQDELEKARDLYVDEILEIEDRENDQRLKAEDAAKAEAKRVKIEASNLTGVPDLFERMLAADPEYEKLRYIPNKEAPELCNGLELFKDKYQQRCEAFTELMDDQLERKKNERAEWQAVVDGELRQKDVEAREWVTEFETLKKHALRDCDKSEAGVTPELESRLRDLLDKSEELYNKLMAQEQWTAVVIDDLVTNYDLQLGEIVDESKKHVMDYFEYARGLEETYFDGFNEAVGSVLMRLGQDELDEADEEVKDFLGDKDRFMNSCQNHHDSHVNTIDTAEETMSKEEKRRHEAEVEELREWQATRNRGRVAEMLAMRKRYRGEIEEYLEGE; translated from the exons atgACGGTGATACCGGACACGGAAGATAAGGTGATAAACGCGGAGCTCTCCTACGCGGGCCTCGAG ATAACGGGCCTGACGGAGGAGTCCATCGCTgcgaagcgcgccgcgaccgagctccgcgatgcCCTCGCTGTCTCATATAGCTTCAAGAACATCTGTAAGATCCAGTACCTGGGCGCGTTCGAGAAGCTCACCAAGCTCAAGCTGGACAACAACTTCATCACCAGGATCGAGAATTTGGACCACCTCGTGCACCTCCAGCAGCTCAACCTCAGCTTCAACAGGATCACGAAGATCGAGGGTCTGAACGCGCTCACCAAGCTCAAGGATCTCTCCCTGTTCAATAACGAGATCCAGAAGGTTGAGGGCCTTGACGCGCAGGTCGCCACGCTGGAGCATCTCAGCCTCGGGAATAACAAGCTCGACTCCTTGATTGACGCTTTCGCGGGTCTTCGACCCTTCCACGGCCTGCGGATCCTCACCCTGCAGGGGAACCCCATACACGATGACCCAGACTATAAGCTATACGCGCTCGGGAGGCTGCCGTGGCTCAAGTACCTCGACCACAGGCGCACAAAGCAGGACGAGTTGGAGAAGGCGAGGGACCTCTACGTCGACGAGATTTTGGAGATTGAGGATCGGGAGAACGACCAGAGGCTGAAGGCGGaagacgccgcgaaggcggagGCTAAGCGGGTGAAGATCGAGGCGTCCAATCTGACCGGCGTACCCGATCTGTTCGAGCGGATGCTCGCAGCGGACCCGGAGTACGAGAAGCTCCGTTACATCCCCAACAAGGAGGCGCCCGAGCTGTGCAACGGGCTGGAGCTGTTCAAGGATAAGTACCAGCAGCGGTGCGAGGCGTTCACGGAGCTGATGGACGATCAGCTCGAGCGAAAGAAGAACGAGAGGGCGGAGTGGCAGGCCGTGGTAGACGGGGAGCTGCGACAGAAGGACGTAGAGGCGCGCGAGTGGGTCACGGAGTTTGAGACTCTCAAGAAACACGCGCTCCGCGATTGCGATAAATCGGAAGCCGGCGTCACCCCGGAGCTGGAATCGCGGCTTCGCGACTTGCTCGACAAGTCCGAGGAACTTTACAACAAGCTCATGGCGCAGGAGCAGTGGACCGCAGTCGTCATCGACGACCTGGTGACAAACTACGATTTGCAACTCGGCGAGATCGTGGACGAGAGTAAGAAGCACGTGATGGACTACTTTGAGTACGCGCGGGGCCTGGAGGAGACCTACTTTGACGGGTTCAACGAAGCCGTCGGGTCCGTGCTCATGAGACTCGGGCAGGACGAGCTggacgaagccgacgaggaggttaAGGACTTCCTCGGGGACAAAGACAGGTTCATGAACTCGTGTCAGAACCATCACGATTCGCACGTCAACACCATcgacaccgcggaggagacaATGTCaaaggaggagaagaggaggcacgaggcggaggtggaggaacTGAGGGAATGGCAGGCGACCAGGAATagggggcgcgtcgcggagatgCTGGCCATGAGAAAGCGGTACAGAGGTGAGATCGAGGAGTACCTCGAGGGGGAGtga
- a CDS encoding predicted protein, producing MKGPPLPHVRDWLGAQSLYLFGVWATIVGIQSGSSQSVIRTLNVRDSSAIGTPTATTVGSEGARMLVRAGRRVSRESGGVIRPWLAPWFSASDSVRSGGGARVDAAGAAGSIRPGAGDGFLGGPTTGTIAGPILATISPRSFWRSALEALERAIEPSATPTPGTPVTVSDDAQRDDSHDATDAVSADASDDFLAHLPNRKSRYESDARWPRPLSAHPKVEELLKRKGLFAKRTGSGAISSWWPKRIIKALRRCGEDRSQADRWNRDDVLWLLRNAKGHPRLSSREETEKCWKDKSTVHEYIAMLSLFAGRGSPLALAKSMGSDEVMEAVRQVPLGWTGLAFRDRSGHGPERVPFGPKELSTERWRKYEKDGTREMEEPTHRPVLTERLSYASRFRKNRKVDINEATGDNLRAYRFRWWDATHLVAITRLWGTISRKHDFIPAPQAAVLGSYTHLALAADAAVALSRHIEIDDGIDDDGTRFVSDEKTNPPQTVFIRKLSEPFDQYTNRGTQDGVVKLIQYGVRGWLDMATLWGPEEPWPNGFGVDHTRSGAPGADAASRQTFHAMVPPVELAAMTNAFIHFAGLDPKLDKDQLSTWARLNSLWSRCTRASGTNWYYANLWYPGGQGKQHYPGTHLTRNVGIDKRKGPVDVWDACAVTAHPSGKQVTVRKSRTLEALLGVTRETATAWQATDILCGAADAYCFAYFGGYTYPAPMSALASHVLGVADHLGTLADAGALKPPDALRSLVSIAQFQQAMAMAGGETSGAAGTWLKIMDVVVEAAAADGLSPTELSRALLCWGKYLEARGVEKVDGTVPLDPIADDEGDLRRLNALVDAFARSVTEATPEDLHGVAVALDRFIDRYSDNPHALAFTDGGDSIRAIAREAAARIVPTMAREATRRKSAHELVKTIHRGFGRRLGELPQFRQRPLPIEFKHAMNHARDQLALHAAATADACALQAYALRFLGEDASGTPPPAPEEFLARSSAVAAAARDGLLPTIVLARAMRAWARVRAATAGGLIADEADVAAVHEALEASSSEGGLHEETVRMLEEAEALFRQTIAIETNAGGGTGDDVEDEDPEVEVEVDEEQDEEQDEDHDANPDLSDDAAIEFEAVKDDWLARLPKTKAAKLLEAIDACADDLEVMEAVAASAEEDATKVRAGARARVLEATAKLRVARSLFR from the exons ATGAAGGGCCCTCCGCTGCCCCACGTTCGTGACTGGCTGGGCGCGCAGTCACTTTATTTATTTGGGGTTTGGGCAACTATCGTCG GCATTCAGTCAGGATCCAGCCAGTCCGTTATCAGAACCCTTAACGTCCGCGACTCGTCCGCGATCGGCACCCCGACCGCCACAACCGTCGGGAGCGAGGGCGCCCGCATGCTGGTCCgtgcggggcgacgcgtcagtcgcgagagcggcggggtGATCCGTCCCTGGCTCGCGCCCTGGTTCTCCGCCTCCGACTCGGttcgcagcggcggcggcgcccgcgtcgatgccgccggcgctGCAGGATCCATTCgccccggggcgggcgacggcttcCTCGGCGGGCCCACGACCGGGACCATCGCGGGCCCGATCCTGGCGACGATTTCCCCGAGGTCGTTTTGGAGGAGCGCGTTGGAGGCGCTAGAACGCGCCATCGAACCCTcggcgaccccgacgcccgGGACGCCAGTCACCGTCTCCGACGATGCCCAACGTGACGACAGCCACGATGCGACGGACGCGGTGTCGGCGGACGCCTCGGACGATTTCCTCGCTCATTTGCCCAATCGCAAAAGTCGGTACGAGTCAGATGCGCGGTGGCCGAGACCACTGTCGGCGCACCCCAAGGTTGAAGAACTGCTCAAGCGCAAGGGCCTCTTCGCCAAACGTACCGGCTCCGGCGCCATCTCGAGCTGGTGGCCGAAACGAATCATCAAGGCTCTCAGACGGTGCGGAGAGGACCGCAGTCAGGCCGACCGATGGAACAGGGACGACGTGTTGTGGCTGCTGCGGAACGCCAAGGGCCATCCGCGCCTGTCGTCGAGGGAAGAGACGGAAAAGTGCTGGAAGGACAAGAGCACGGTGCACGAGTACATCGCGATGCTGTCACTGTTtgccgggcgcgggtcgcccctcgcgctcgcgaagagCATGGGATCCGATGAAGTGATGGAAGCGGTGAGGCAGGTGCCGCTGGGTTGGACCGGCCTCGCGTTCAGAGATCGCAGCGGCCACGGCCCGGAGCGAGTGCCGTTTGGTCCCAAGGAATTGTCCACGGAAAGATGGCGCAAGTATGAAAAAGATGGCACAAGAGAGATGGAGGAGCCGACGCACCGCCCGGTGTTGACCGAGCGCCTGAGCTACGCCTCGCGTTTTCGGAAAAATAGGAAGGTCGACATCaacgaggcgacgggcgacAACCTGAGGGCGTACAGGTTCAGGTGGTGGGACGCCACCCACTTGGTGGCGATCACGCGGCTGTGGGGAACCATTTCCAGGAAACACGACttcatccccgcgccgcagGCGGCGGTCCTAGGCTCGTACACCCACTTGGCCCTCGCGGCTGACGCCGCAGTGGCTCTGTCGCGCCACATCGAGATCGACGACGGgattgacgacgacgggactCGGTTCGTCTCGGATGAAAAGACGAACCCGCCTCAGACGGTATTCATCAGGAAGCTCTCTGAGCCGTTTGACCAGTACACCAACCGAGGCACCCAAGATGGCGTGGTCAAGCTGATTCAGTACGGCGTCAGGGGGTGGCTCGACATGGCCACGCTGTGGGGTCCGGAAGAACCCTGGCCCAACGGGTTCGGCGTTGACCATACGCGATCTGGAGCCCCGGGCGCtgacgccgcgtcgaggcaaACCTTCCACGCGATGGTCCCGCCCGTGGAGCTGGCGGCGATGACAAACGCGTTCATTCATTTCGCGGGCCTCGACCCAAAACTGGACAAGGATCAGCTGTCGACGTGGGCGCGGCTCAACTCCCTCTGGTCGCGGTGCACCCGAGCCTCGGGCACCAACTGGTACTACGCCAACCTCTGGTACCCTGGAGGCCAAGGGAAGCAGCATTATCCCGGCACGCATCTTACACGGAACGTGGGCATTGACAAAAGAAAAGGCCCCGTGGACGTCTGGGACGCTTGCGCCGTGACGGCGCACCCGTCGGGTAAGCAAGTCACTGTGCGAAAGTCTCgaacgctcgaggcgctgctGGGCGTCACCCGCGAGACGGCAACCGCGTGGCAGGCGACCGATATCCTCTGTGGGGCTGCCGACGCGTACTGCTTCGCGTACTTTGGCGGTTACACTTATCCCGCGCCGATGAGTGCGCTTGCATCGCACGTCTTGGGAGTCGCCGATCACCTCGGGActctcgcggacgccggcgcgctgaAACCTCCCGATGCCCTGCGGAGTCTCGTGTCCATAGCGCAGTTCCAACAAGCGATGGCGATGGCCGGCGGGGAaacgtcgggcgcggcggggacgtggtTGAAAATAATGGACGTGGTCGTCGAGGCTGCAGCGGCGGATGGCCTGTCACCCACCGAACTCTCCCGCGCGCTGCTCTGCTGGGGAAAGTACCTGGAGGCCCGCGGGGTGGAGAAGGTCGATGGAACAGTTCCCCTCGATCCCATCGctgacgacgagggcgacctGAGGCGCCTGAACGcactcgtcgacgcgttcgctcGTTCCGTTACGGAAGCCACCCCGGAGGACCTTCACGGCGTGGCGGTTGCGTTGGACCGTTTCATCGACCGTTACAGCGACAACCCCCACGCCCTGGCGttcaccgacggcggcgactccatccgcgcgatcgcccgggaggcggcggcgcggatcgtCCCGACGATGGCGAGAGAGGCTACGCGACGGAAGTCTGCGCACGAGTTGGTGAAAACCATCCACCGCGGGTTTGGTCGCCGGCTCGGCGAGTTGCCCCAGTTTCGCCAGCGACCCTTACCGATTGAGTTCAAGCACGCGATGAACCACGCGAGGGACCAGCTGgcgctccacgccgccgcgaccgccgacgcgtgcgcgctgcAGGCTTACGCCCTGAGGTTcctgggcgaggacgccagcgggaccccgccgcccgcgcccgaggagttTCTCGCTcggtcctcggcggtggcggccgcggcgcgggacggtCTTCTGCCGACGATCGTcctcgcgagggcgatgcgcgcgtgggctcgcgtgcgcgcggcgacggcgggcgggttgatcgcggacgaggcggacgtcgcggcggtgcacgaGGCTCtggaggcgtcgtcgagcgaggGTGGTTTGCACGAAGAGACGGTGAGgatgctcgaggaggcggaggcgctttTCCGACAGACGATTGCGATTGAGACCAACGCTGGCGGAGGCACCGGGGACGatgtcgaggacgaggatcccgaggtcgaggtcgaggttgacgaggaGCAGGACGAGGAGCAGGACGAGGATCACGACGCAAACCCAGATCTATCAGACGACGCCGCTATCGAATTTGAAGCGGTTAAGGATGATTGGCTCGCGAGGCTGCCAAAGACCAAGGCTGCCAAGctgctcgaggcgatcgacgcctGCGCGGATGACCTAGAGGTGATGGAGGCGGTGGCTGCatcggcggaggaggacgccaccAAGGTGAGagccggcgcgagggcgcgggtccTGGAGGCGACGGCAAAGCTCCGAGTCGCACGGTCCCTGTTCCGATAG
- a CDS encoding predicted protein has protein sequence MAIYVKAFSLVLKTVSKPLAKQVKEMAKSHPFLRELSISMALKADSLYQTIMSPTPLNEPIISSGGRRMKIPKKPPVMTEDQALQAAGDFLAEATVFGIAGGLVWWEQSKSAEKDEKKAAAAKEEREQLTTMIALQQRTLQDVTEVLKEFEQHRRETSAALEEMQRRARERDSRRWWGWAAAVS, from the coding sequence ATGGCCATCTACGTCAAGGCGTTCTCGCTCGTGCTCAAGACGGTGTCCAAGCCCCTCGCGAAGCAGGTGAAGGAGATGGCGAAGTCCCACCCGTTCCTACGAGAGCTATCCATCAGCAtggcgctcaaggctgacAGCCTGTACCAGACCATCATGTCCCCGACGCCTCTGAACGAGCCAATAATCAGCTCGGGGGGGCGAAGGATGAAGATACCCAAGAAGCCGCCCGTGATGACGGAGGATCAGGCGCTGCAGGCCGCGGGGGATTTCCTggccgaggcgacggtgtTCGGCATCGCGGGTGGGCTGGTGTGGTGGGAGCAGAGCAAgagcgcggagaaggacgagaagaaggcggcggcggccaaggaaGAGAGGGAGCAGCTCACGACGATGATTGCGCTGCAGCAGCGGACGCTGCAGGACGTGACCGAGGTGCTGAAGGAGTTCGAGCAGCACAGACGGGAAaccagcgcggcgctggaaGAGATGcagagacgcgcgcgggagagggACTCGAGGCGGTGGTGGGGGTGGGCCGCCGCAGTCAGCTAG
- a CDS encoding predicted protein: MGSSVNAEKKAKKEKKDKKDTKDKKEAKSDAGKKDASKKTAAAAAQPMGKAAKKKALLDWFHGALKGDTDGARADFLKARDYVAVANVIRKHARDPKLKGAHADAIKLLDNKGHFLNIVDVVVKDGAADASTHWDKIKAHHRAKFEKAGGKDGVAEKKRAAREAKEAFKVLQKERAEREAKQKELAADRKEYRQKMDEVRLKGACLDWCNLGKCKFGDECQFKHPDELKGTLVALANKIKAKDVGGKKGKEREETERRKKRKAAKKEKERDGEGGGDSDSDADDGGGGDSESEDSFDRAAQAEDEYDSEDFDSDLDVDVDKSTGAKTKRKKRKDKVLSVLPGDDGSDSDGDDEDLPRMVRLRKQKQREEAEWAKAERAAKKAKQAKILEKVKAARAAKGLEMPKRQGSRDRSGGRGGGGRGGGGGRGGRGGRGGRGGRGGRGGRGEKRSFDGQASGEKRKKKPRHADGRHAKHAAAHAARTAA; encoded by the coding sequence ATGGGCTCCTCGGTCAacgccgagaagaaggccaagaaggagaagaaagATAAGAAAGACACAAAGGATAAGAAGGAGGCCAAGTCCGATGCCGGAAAGAAGGACGCATCGAAgaagaccgccgccgccgccgcccaaccGATGGGCAAGGCtgccaagaagaaggcctTGCTCGATTGGTTCCACGGGGCTTTGAAGGGGGacaccgacggcgcgcgcgctgactTCCTCAAAGCACGCGAttacgtcgccgtcgccaacgtcATCCGCAAGCACGCGCGGGACCCGAAGCTGAAaggcgcccacgccgacgccatcaagCTGCTGGACAACAAGGGCCACTTCCTCAacatcgtcgacgtcgtcgttaaggacggcgcggcggacgcgtccacgcaCTGGGACAAGATCAAGGCGCACCACAGGGCAAAGTTCGAAAAGGCTGGGGGcaaggacggcgtcgcggagaagaagcgcgcggcccgagaggcgaaggaggcgttCAAGGTTTTGCagaaggagcgcgccgagcgcgaggctaaGCAGAAggaactcgccgccgaccgcaAGGAGTATCGGCAGAAGATGGACGAGGTGCGCCTGAAGGGCGCCTGTCTCGACTGGTGCAACTTGGGCAAGTGCAAGTTCGGCGATGAGTGCCAGTTCAAGCACCCGGACGAGCTCAAGGGGACGCTCGTGGCGCTGGCAAACAAGATCAAGGCCAAGGACGTGGGCGGCAAGAAGGGaaaggagcgcgaggaaaCCGAGCGGCGCAAGAAGCGAAAGGCCGctaagaaggagaaggagcgcgacggcgaaggaggcggcgacagcgacagcgacgcggacgacggcggcgggggagacAGCGAAAGCGAGGACAGCTTTGATCGCGCCGCTCAGGCCGAGGACGAGTACGACTCTGAGGACTTTGACAgcgacctcgacgtcgacgtcgacaaGTCCACCGGCGCCAAGACCAAGCGAAAGAAGCGAAAGGATAAGGTCCTGAGCGTCCtgcccggggacgacggctcTGAcagcgacggagacgacgaggacctgCCGCGGATGGTTCGACTTCGGAAGCAGAAGCAgagggaggaggccgagtgggccaaggctgagcgcgccgcgaagaaggccaagCAGGCGAAGATACTGGAGAAGGTAAAGGCTGCGAGGGCGGCGAAAGGTCTGGAGATGCCAAAACGCCAGGGGTCAAGGGACAGGagcggcggacggggcggcggcggaagaggaggcgggggcggaagGGGCGGAAGGGGCGGAAGGGGCGGGAGAGGCGGAAGGGGCGGGAGAGGCGGAAGGGGGGAGAAGCGCAGCTTCGACGGCCAGGCATCCGGGGAGAAGAGGAAGAAGAAGCCGCGTCACGCGGACGGGCGACACGCcaagcacgccgccgcgcacgccgcccgcaccgccgcctga
- a CDS encoding predicted protein: protein MATEAQKGTFAVKVGLAQMLKGGVIMDVVNVEQARIAEEAGAVAVMALERVPADIRKDGGVARMSDPTMIKAIKEAVTIPVMAKARIGHFVEAQVLESIGIDYIDESEVLTPADEINHINKHNFKVPVLCGCRDLGEALRRIAEGSSMIRTKGEAGTGNVVEAVRHCRAVMGDIRRLQSMDDDEIFVYAKEIRAPLELVKQTKTLGRLPVVNFAAGGVATPADAALMMQLGMDGVFVGSGIFKSGDPAKRARAIVQAVTHYNDPKIIAEVSQGLGEAMVGIDCKEMHFTSYAARSE from the exons ATGGCTACCGAGGCTCAGAAGGGCACTTTCGCCGTCAAGGTCGGCCTTGCGCAG ATGCTCAAGGGTGGCGTCATCATGGACGTCGTCAACGTGGAGCaggcgcgcatcgccgaggaggctggcgccgtcgccgtcatggccctcgagcgcgtcccgGCCGACATCCGCAAGGACGGTGGCGTCGCACGCATGTCCGACCCCACCATGATCAAGGCGATCAAGGAGGCGGTCACCATCCCTGTCATGGCCAAGGCGCGCATCGGCCATTTCGTCGAGGCGCAGGTGCTCGAGTCCATCGGCATCGATTACATCGACGAGTCCGAGGTGCTCACCCCGGCGGACGAGATCAACCACATCAACAAGCACAACTTCAAGGTTCCTGTGCTCTGCGGCTgccgcgacctcggcgaggccctCCGCCGCATCGCGGAGGGTTCCTCCATGATCCGCACCAAGGGCGAGGCGGGAACCGGcaacgtcgtcgaggcggttcGCCACTGCCGCGCCGTGATGGGCGACATTCGCAGGCTCCAGtccatggacgacgacgagatctTCGTCTACGCCAAGGAGATCCGCGCccccctcgagctcgtcaagCAGACCAAGACCCTCGGccgcctccccgtcgtcaactttgccgcgggcggcgtcgccacccccgcggatgCCGCGCTCATGATGCAGCTCGGCATGGACGGCGTCTTTGTCGGCTCCGGCATCTTCAAGTCGGGCGATCCCGCcaagcgcgcgagggccatCGTCCAGGCGGTGACCCACTACAACGACCCCAAGATCATCGCGGAGGTGTCCCAGGGCCTGGGCGAGGCCATGGTGGGCATCGACTGCAAGGAGATGCACTTCACCTCctacgccgcgcgctccgagtGA